The genomic segment GATTATCTGAACCAACGGAAAGTACACGCTCAATCTTATCTGAAAGCTCGCGCAAAATTGATTTCAAGCCCACTAGGTCGTCCTCTACTAGGGCTTCACCAATCTTTTCCCTCGTTTCTTCAAGCAGTTTCACCGCTTCGGCAGCCTTCATCTCCGACTTTGGCTGATTCACCAAAAATTCCATCTGCGCCTCCAAACGGCCGATGTCTTTTTGAAAAATAGACTTCTTAAAGAGAAAATCTGCCTGCTTCTTTTTAAAATCCTGAAAATTCTGGTCCCCTTTCGGGCCTGATTTATCGACTTTCGCCAACTCGCCCTGCACGTCTTTTAGTTCTCGTCGTTTGTCGTTGGTCTCTTTGTCTAAGCCGTTAAGTTGCGGCTCCAAATCTTTTAAATCCTTTTCTATATCAAATAAACGACCGCCGAAATAAATGGCCTCCAGGTCGTGGAGTTCTTTTTCCACATCTGCCTGCTTCTCCCACTTGGCGGCCTGACGACGGAGTAAACGTAAATGCGGGGTTAACTCATCAATCATCGCTTTCACTTTTTCCAAATTAAATTTAGTAGAAACTAGTTTCCGTTCCGCCTCATGCTTTTTTAATTGGAACTGGCGCAATCCCAAAACCTCCTCAATCATCGCGCGGCGTTCCTTCGGAGTAGCGCGCACAAAAATATCGCTATTGCCCTGATTTACTATAGTAAGGCCACGGGTTCCAAGACGGGCTTTGGCAAAAAAATCTATGATATCTTTCAGGCGAACCGAGGCTTCATTTAAAAAATATTCCGAATCACCTCCGCGGCTGACTTTGCGGGTGATGGAAACTTCATCATAATCCACGGGAAAGAAATGATCGCTGTTTTCAAAAATCATTGTTGCCTGCGCCATACCCATGCGCGGCTTCTGTGGCGTGCCCGCGAAAATAAGATCTTCAGATTTAGTGCCGCGGATATTTTTCGCGTCACGCTCTCCTAGGAGCCAACGAATCGCATCAATCACGTTAGATTTACCCGAACCATTCGGGCCGACAATGGCCGTAATTCCTGCCGGAAAATCCAAAACCGTCTTTTGGGCAAAAGACTTAAAACCGACTAGTTCTAGCCGCTTCAACTGCATTGCTATTATTTTAACTAAAAAAGCCGCGTATTGCTACGCGGCTTCATATTTTTACGTCGGATTAGCACAACCGGCAATCACTGCATCAATTTCATCACCGGTCAGAACCTTCTTTTCCAGTAGTTCGGCAACCAACGCGTCGCGCTGACGCAAATTATCCTTAACAATCTGCTGGGCGCGCTCAAAGGCATCATCCAGAATCTTTTTAATCTCTTCGTCCACAATCTGAGCAAAAGCATCAGAACAGCTTAGATTGTTGGAGGACGCTCCCAAGAAATCACTACGCTGGGCAATCACCGCCAAACCAATGCGCTCGCTCATTCCGAATTCACAGACCATACGACGAGCAAGGTCAGTGGCCATTTTACGATCCTGATGATCACCAATACAAGATTTTCCGTACTTAGCAATCTCTCCGGCTTTTCCGCCAAAGAGCATGTCGAGCATATTTTTGAAGTATTGCAGGTGAGCGCGGGTCATCTGATTTTCTTCCATAACCAGTCCGGTATAACCACCGGCTTTAGCTCGCGGAAGATTTGTAACTTTGCGCACAGAAATCTTGTGATGTCTCGCAACGATTGTATGTCCGATCTCATGATGGGTCACCAATTCCAAATCATCATCTGTCATCTCCCGACTCTTTTTAATCGGGCCCCAAGCGACTCGGTCAATCGCTTCGTCAAACTCCTTCATTCCGATCTCGTCTTTTTTGGCCCGAATAGCCATGAATGCGGCTTCATTCGCAACCGCTTCCAACTTGGCGCCGGAATGATTAGGAGTCCACTTCGCGACTTGCATAAGGTCAACTTCTGGAGCCTTGGGTTTATTTCTGGTATGAATCTTCAAGATTAATTCGCGGGCCTTCAAGTCAGGCAAATCAATACTGATTTCCCTATCCAAGCGGCCAGGCCTCTTCACCGCTTCATCCAGATTTTCCGGACGATTAGTGGCGGCAATCACCAGAACACGTTCGTCGGTTTTGAATCCGTCCATCTCATCCAGCAGCGCCGTTACAGTCTGGGCTTTTTCGTCATTTCCACCCGGACCAGGCATCCGCTGCGATGCAACCGCGTCAAACTCATCGAAAAAAATAATTGATGGGGCATGAGCGCGAGCCATGGCGAATGTTTCACGAATACGCATTGCGCCGACACCAACGAAAACCTGCACAAAATCCGAACCGCTCAAAGCATAGAAGGAGGCGCCGCATTCACCGGCCATAGCTTTAGCCATCAGGGTCTTGCCGACTCCGGGAGAACCCGTGAGCAAAATACCGCGCGGAGCCTTCGCTCCAAACTTCCGGTAAATTTCCGGGCGCTTCAAGGCATCAATCGCTTCCTGCGTTTCCTCAATCGCCTCATCGCAACCGGCAACATCAGAGAATCTTTCTTTCCGAGCCTTACTGGTCAAATTTCCTACACTAAGCATTGCCTTCTGCCGTCTAGAATTGAACCAGAAAAAGAAAACTATTAGCAAAACCAAAATCCCCCAAGAAGCAAAGAATTGCAAAGCATACACCCACCATTCAGTACCAAGGGGCTTGGCAGTCAGCTTCACGTTTTTGGCCAGCGCTATGGCTTCCAGCTTCTCGACGTCGGCGACTTGAGTATGGAAAAGTTTATTGCTGGAAAATTTTCCAGCGACCACTCCGGTGTTTCGATCGATGTTCATTTCTTTCACCGAACCACTGTCAATTTCCTTATACAACTCATCAATCGTGATGGCCTTGTCTTCAACATTCGGACCGCCGAAGAATCGATCATAGGCTCCGATTATCAACAAAGAGATAATAAAAATCATCAACAGCCGAAAAGAAGGAGGGCGAAATTTAGGGGAACGACCCGGCGGAATTCCCTGCTGATTGGCAGGCATGCGTACACCTCTCTTAATTTCAAAGAGCTGAAAACTAGCCCAAGTAAAGCAATAATTTACTAGTCGAGCAAGGACAAAGCCTCTTTCGCGGCATCTGCTTCCGCCTCTTGTTTAGACTGGCCGGTGCCTTTAGCAATCATTTTTTCCCCGAAATAAACTCCCACAGTAAATACCTTCGCATGATCCGGTCCGATTTCCGACAATACTTTATAAACCGGCGTGACTCGCTTGGTTTCCTGCACTTTTTCCTGAAGCTTGCTCTTCGGATCCTTATAAGACCCGGCCCGTAAAACTTCTTCCAAATGCTCTAAAACAAATTTATTTACAAAGCTGTTTGCTACATCCTGTCCGCCATCAAGGTATATCGCGCCAATCAACGCCTCCATCGCGTTCGCCAGAATAACCTCACGCGCTTTTCCGCCATCTCTTGCCTCTCCACGGGAAAGCAAAACAAATTTCTCCAAGCCTATATCTCCGGCAATCCGAGCCATCATCACATAATTCACTAAAGCGGCTCGATAACTCGTGAGCGCTCCTTCTTTCTGCTCCGGAAAACGCTTGTACAATTCTTCGGTAACCGATAATTCTAAAACCGCATCTCCCAAAAATTCCAATCGCTCATTGTCCGGCACATCCCACTTAGGATTTTCATTCAAATAAGAACGGTGAGTTACCGCCTCTTTCAAAAGGTTTTTTTCTTCAAACTTATAACCGATTACTTTTTCTAATTTAGATAACTCCATTTGTTTGGAGTTATTAAGTAACTAAGTAATTTCGTCATTCAACCGCCAAATAACCAAATTACTTAACAACTTAATAACTGAATTTTATTCTTCTTTTTTCTCTTCTTTTGGCTTTTCCACTATCTGCCCAGAAGCCAACATTTCTTTATAAATGGTGCCGAGAACACCGTTGATGAACTTTCCGGAGTTCGGCCCACCGTAATTCTTGGAAATTTCGATGGCTTCATTTATAGCAACCTTTGGCGGAACCTCCTCATGGTCCGCATGCAGCAACTCATAAAGACCTATGCGCAAAGCATTGCGATCGATAATGGCAATCTGCTCAATCGGCCAGTCCGGCGCGGCGCGAGTGATAATGGTGTCCAGCTCTTCCAGATTATCCACGATTCCTTTCATCAATCTCCAAGCAAATTCCGGCTCATCAATGCCGGGAGCAAATTCCGCAAGGTTTCTTTCCAAGACTTTCGTCAAATCTTCTTTCTTGTGGTAAAAGTCCCACTCAAAGAGTGATTGGAGGACTACTGATCTTGCAAGTTGTCGAGTTGCCATTCTTTCAGTTTGTAATTTTCAAACTTTCTATTTTCTACTTACTACTCTCTACTTACTGCTATTTCGCCTTCTCGTACACTCCACACTGCGGGCAAGCCTTATGTGGAAGCATCGGACCCTGACACTTCAGGCAAGCGATAATCATGTGTTTTTTCAAAGCCAAATGCGACCGGCGACGGCCGACTTTCGATTTAGAATGATGTTTTACTGGTACGCCACCCATATGAATAGTAGCTAGTGGCTAGTAGATAGTAGCTAGAACAGCCAATAGCAATACTTTTAAGATAGCGGGTTTCAAGAAAATTGTCAAAGAGTCAGAGGATACTTGATTTTTTTACCTACTGCTCCAAATTTTCAATTCAAAGAAGCAGAAAATTTGGTTAGCAGTAGCAATCCTGAGCGTAGCGTAGGATTACATTTACCGTGTTGCCAAAATTAAAAGCCTATGCGACATTAATTATAGCGTTTTGACATAGAGAAAGGTCAGAACATGAAACCTCGCAATGCCCTGATTGCCGGTACGCTTGCCGTACTTGTTGCTACTTTTTGCTTCGTTTACGTACAGAAAAAGATTGAAAATACGCGCAAAGATAGCGAACAGGCCAATGTCATACTTACCGAAAGAGTGCTGGAACTTGAAGATGCCCGTGTCGCAACGGAAAAAGAAAAAGCCGAAATGAATCTGCAGATTGGTTTTCTTCTTTATGCGCTCGGCGAAAACGTCGGACATCTGACTGACCAAAATACGAATCTGGCGGACCAGAACGATGATCTGCGCGATGAACTGAACAAGCTCCGCGAAGATTTCGAAAGCTACAAGAACTGCATCGTCAAGATCTATGGCGAAGCCGGCTACCTGACCCATCTGATGGTGGATTATAGCAACACAAAAGAACCCACTAAGAAGGCGCGGTCCTGCCTGTCGGGCTCGATCATCCGCTACGAAGGCAACACCTACATCCTGACTGCCGGCCATCTGGATATGGCGGGCTACACGGTCTCCAAGATCACGGCGACCTTCAACTTCGGAGTCAGCACCCAGGAAGCGGAGATCGTGGGCTACGATCATAGCTATGACGTGATGCTGCTCAAGTTCAAAGACCCGAACTTCAAATATGAAGGCTACACCCCAGGCTTCGCCGATAAGGACAGTCTGAAGGTGGGCCATCGGGTCGTGGCAATGGGCTCCCCTCTCTGCAAACCTTTCGTGCTGTCGGTGGGGTGTATCGGTAAAATTTACCGGGATTCCCCGGCCACTCGGGACCTGCTGATGCATAATGCCCTAATCAACCCCGGCAACTCCGGCGGACCGCTACTCAACGAAGATGGCCAAATCGTCGGCATCAACACGATGGTCACCGGCGACCCCGTCAATAACTTCGTTTCGGCAATGGGGATCGCGGTATCCGTAAGAAGCATTCTGGAAGTCATGCCCGAACTGATCAGAGGACAAAAAAATTAATAAAAATCCCCGCGCGAAACCTGCCTACCAGCAGGCAGGCGCGGGGCTTTTATTTTAAGAAAATTTTATTGATAAAAACCGGTGCGCCGAGTAAAATTAGTCCAACGAA from the bacterium genome contains:
- a CDS encoding AAA family ATPase yields the protein MQLKRLELVGFKSFAQKTVLDFPAGITAIVGPNGSGKSNVIDAIRWLLGERDAKNIRGTKSEDLIFAGTPQKPRMGMAQATMIFENSDHFFPVDYDEVSITRKVSRGGDSEYFLNEASVRLKDIIDFFAKARLGTRGLTIVNQGNSDIFVRATPKERRAMIEEVLGLRQFQLKKHEAERKLVSTKFNLEKVKAMIDELTPHLRLLRRQAAKWEKQADVEKELHDLEAIYFGGRLFDIEKDLKDLEPQLNGLDKETNDKRRELKDVQGELAKVDKSGPKGDQNFQDFKKKQADFLFKKSIFQKDIGRLEAQMEFLVNQPKSEMKAAEAVKLLEETREKIGEALVEDDLVGLKSILRELSDKIERVLSVGSDNREGKVKELEKSKEKLFSDLAAVDAELGQLTGMEDKLAEDLRGFNAVFKKAFELVEAKKDEIQKLENEKNRLLFDRERITIRRQELHNLAAQAGRKLSDFSAKELVGGSPSSALVGGGGLAELEKKMFKLRAELAGIGDLDPALVKEAQDTEARHNFLSTQMADLDKASDDLGVLINDLDEKIHTEFDRAMSSINDEFDRYFKLMFGGGKASLKLVKDEPKPEVSDEVNMENATPGDEVPSEDEDAGHKVDHGGLEVHVSIPRKKISSLEMLSGGEKSLVSIAALFALISVSPPPFLVLDEIDAPLDERNARRFSDLIKTFSEKTQFLLVTHNRATMEAASVMYGVTMGDDGTSRVLSLKLE
- a CDS encoding AAA family ATPase; protein product: MPANQQGIPPGRSPKFRPPSFRLLMIFIISLLIIGAYDRFFGGPNVEDKAITIDELYKEIDSGSVKEMNIDRNTGVVAGKFSSNKLFHTQVADVEKLEAIALAKNVKLTAKPLGTEWWVYALQFFASWGILVLLIVFFFWFNSRRQKAMLSVGNLTSKARKERFSDVAGCDEAIEETQEAIDALKRPEIYRKFGAKAPRGILLTGSPGVGKTLMAKAMAGECGASFYALSGSDFVQVFVGVGAMRIRETFAMARAHAPSIIFFDEFDAVASQRMPGPGGNDEKAQTVTALLDEMDGFKTDERVLVIAATNRPENLDEAVKRPGRLDREISIDLPDLKARELILKIHTRNKPKAPEVDLMQVAKWTPNHSGAKLEAVANEAAFMAIRAKKDEIGMKEFDEAIDRVAWGPIKKSREMTDDDLELVTHHEIGHTIVARHHKISVRKVTNLPRAKAGGYTGLVMEENQMTRAHLQYFKNMLDMLFGGKAGEIAKYGKSCIGDHQDRKMATDLARRMVCEFGMSERIGLAVIAQRSDFLGASSNNLSCSDAFAQIVDEEIKKILDDAFERAQQIVKDNLRQRDALVAELLEKKVLTGDEIDAVIAGCANPT
- the rnc gene encoding ribonuclease III, translated to MELSKLEKVIGYKFEEKNLLKEAVTHRSYLNENPKWDVPDNERLEFLGDAVLELSVTEELYKRFPEQKEGALTSYRAALVNYVMMARIAGDIGLEKFVLLSRGEARDGGKAREVILANAMEALIGAIYLDGGQDVANSFVNKFVLEHLEEVLRAGSYKDPKSKLQEKVQETKRVTPVYKVLSEIGPDHAKVFTVGVYFGEKMIAKGTGQSKQEAEADAAKEALSLLD
- the nusB gene encoding transcription antitermination factor NusB: MATRQLARSVVLQSLFEWDFYHKKEDLTKVLERNLAEFAPGIDEPEFAWRLMKGIVDNLEELDTIITRAAPDWPIEQIAIIDRNALRIGLYELLHADHEEVPPKVAINEAIEISKNYGGPNSGKFINGVLGTIYKEMLASGQIVEKPKEEKKEE
- the rpmF gene encoding 50S ribosomal protein L32; translated protein: MGGVPVKHHSKSKVGRRRSHLALKKHMIIACLKCQGPMLPHKACPQCGVYEKAK
- a CDS encoding S1C family serine protease, yielding MKPRNALIAGTLAVLVATFCFVYVQKKIENTRKDSEQANVILTERVLELEDARVATEKEKAEMNLQIGFLLYALGENVGHLTDQNTNLADQNDDLRDELNKLREDFESYKNCIVKIYGEAGYLTHLMVDYSNTKEPTKKARSCLSGSIIRYEGNTYILTAGHLDMAGYTVSKITATFNFGVSTQEAEIVGYDHSYDVMLLKFKDPNFKYEGYTPGFADKDSLKVGHRVVAMGSPLCKPFVLSVGCIGKIYRDSPATRDLLMHNALINPGNSGGPLLNEDGQIVGINTMVTGDPVNNFVSAMGIAVSVRSILEVMPELIRGQKN